A genome region from Osmerus mordax isolate fOsmMor3 chromosome 27, fOsmMor3.pri, whole genome shotgun sequence includes the following:
- the her6 gene encoding hairy-related 6, whose protein sequence is MPADMMEKNSSSPVAATPASMNTTPDKPKTASEHRKSSKPIMEKRRRARINESLGQLKTLILDALKKDSSRHSKLEKADILEMTVKHLRNLQRAQMTAALNTDPTVLGKYRAGFSECMNEVTRFLSTCEGVNTEVRTRLLGHLASCMTQINAMNYPTQHQIPAGPPHPSFGQSMVQIPSSPQANVMPMPCKGSSPSNLPSDATKVYGGFQIVPATDGQFAFLIPNAAFAPNGPVIPVYANNVSTPVPVAVSPGAPSGNTDSVWRPW, encoded by the exons ATGCCTGCCGATATGATGGAAAAAAACTCGTCCTCTCCGGTGGCTGCAACACCAGCGAGCATGAACACTACACCTGATAAACCCAAGACTGCTTCAGAGCACAGAAAG TCCTCTAAACCTATTatggagaaaagaagaagagccAGAATCAACGAAAGTTTGGGACAGCTGAAAACACTCATCTTGGATGCACTGAAAAAAGAT AGCTCCAGACACTCGAAACTTGAAAAGGCGGACATCCTGGAGATGACGGTGAAACATCTCCGGAATCTTCAGAGAGCTCAGATGACGG CTGCCTTGAACACCGACCCCACAGTGCTTGGGAAATACAGAGCTGGTTTCAGTGAATGCATGAATGAAGTCACACGTTTCCTTTCGACCTGTGAAGGGGTTAACACTGAGGTCAGGACACGGCTTCTCGGTCACTTGGCCAGCTGCATGACGCAGATCAATGCTATGAACTACCCTACTCAACATCAGATCCCTGCtggccctcctcacccctcttttGGCCAGTCCATGGTACAGATCCCCAGCTCTCCTCAAGCGAACGTCATGCCCATGCCTTGCAAAGGCAGCTCTCCATCAAATTTACCTTCAGACGCTACAAAAGTGTACGGAGGCTTCCAGATTGTACCTGCCACAGATGGACAGTTTGCCTTTTTGATCCCGAATGCAGCTTTTGCGCCAAATGGTCCGGTTATCCCCGTGTACGCCAACAATGTCAGCACACCGGTTCCTGTTGCGGTCTCCCCAGGCGCACCATCAGGCAATACAGACTCTGTGTGGCGACCCTGGTAA